The following proteins come from a genomic window of Macadamia integrifolia cultivar HAES 741 chromosome 14, SCU_Mint_v3, whole genome shotgun sequence:
- the LOC122060480 gene encoding L10-interacting MYB domain-containing protein-like — translation MSTSTQAVNETAKWSQANVDTLIVLMVEEVKKGNRTTSTFNKAGWNNIANNFKEKTGVNYTIAQLKNKVNKLRQDYSQFKKLLETTGFGWDTTSRTCTVDDESIWESHIKDNPTWA, via the exons ATGTCAACTTCAACACAAGCAGTTAATGAGACTGCAAAATGGAGCCAAGCAAATGTAGACACCCTTATTGTTCTGATGGTAGAGGAagttaagaaaggaaataggacTACTTCGACTTTTAATAAAGCTGGTTGGAATAACATTGCCaataacttcaaagaaaaaactGGGGTCAACTATACCATTGCACAGTTGAAGAACAAAGTGAACAAATTGAGGCAGGATTATAGTCAGTTTAAGAAGCTATTGGAGACAACTGGTTTTGGTTGGGATACTACTTCAAGAACTTgtactgttgatgatgaatccatCTGGGAATCGCATATTAAG GACAACCCTACTTGGGCATGA
- the LOC122061700 gene encoding probable polygalacturonase At1g80170: protein MEASSNLFVIIIMLLFLVGSVQSRPLPDQTLDDQGHDTTHVFSLLNYGAVGDGVTDDTQAFKEAWNQVCNSSLPSPVLHVPSGKTFLLHPLDLEGPCRSANVTVQIMGNMVAPSDPSEWQCDYLEGSYNCPAFLTFQHMNNLYITGSEGITIDGQGHNWWDLSCHQTTLIIRQSSNVHLRNLNIMDGPNMHIFIQASSWIYASNITISAPKSSPNTDGIHIQYSQNVFVSDSIIGTGDDCISIGDATSFINISRISCGPGHGISIGSLGRGGSTAAVENVHVSDVEFSGTSNGVRIKTWQGGKGYARNIMFEKIQFYDVVYPIIIDQHYCDRHFKDSCQNSDEGSAVKVSNVTYNQVYGTSDRPTAIKFDCSETVPCTDIVVNNINIPSTRRGRKTSSYCQNVYGSAHGLVIPRVPCLQYA, encoded by the exons ATGGAGGCCTCTAGTAACCtcttcgtcatcatcatcatgctTTTATTCCTTGTAGGATCAGTTCAATCTCGTCCCCTACCTGATCAGACACTTGATGATCAAGGTCATGATACTACTCATGTTTTTAGCCTACTTAATTATGGAGCTGTGGGAGATGGAGTTACTGatgatactcag GCCTTTAAAGAAGCTTGGAACCAAGTCTGTAATTCTTCACTTCCCTCTCCAGTCTTACATGTTCCCAGTGGTAAGACTTTTTTGCTACATCCATTGGACCTTGAAGGCCCTTGTAGATCAGCTAATGTTACTGTCCAG ATAATGGGTAATATGGTTGCACCAAGTGATCCTTCAGAATGGCAATGTGATTATCTAGAAGGTTCTTACAACTGCCCAGCCTTTCTTACCTttcaacatatgaataacctttACATCACCGGCAGCGAAGGGATCACCATCGATGGTCAGGGTCACAACTGGTGGGATCTTTCATGCCATCAAACT ACACTCATAATTAGACAATCCAGCAATGTGCACCTCAGGAACTTGAATATTATGGATGGGCCTAATATGCATATCTTCATTCAAGCCTCATCTTGGATTTATGCTTCCAATATCACAATCTCAGCCCCTAAGAGTAGTCCTAACACTGATGGCATACACATTCAATACTCTCAGAATGTCTTTGTATCTGATAGTATTATTGGCACAG GTGATGATTGTATTTCTATTGGGGATGCTACATCCTTTATCAACATTAGCAGAATCTCATGTGGGCCTGGTCATGGAATTAG TATTGGAAGCCTGGGTAGAGGTGGATCAACTGCAGCAGTAGAAAATGTTCATGTAAGCGATGTCGAGTTTTCAGGAACTTCAAATGGAGTTAGGATTAAGACATGGCAG GGAGGAAAAGGTTATGCTAGAAATATTATGTTCGAGAAAATCCAATTTTACGATGTCGTTTACCCCATTATCATTGATCAACACTATTGTGACCGCCATTTTAAAGATTCTTGCCAAAATTCAGATGAG GGTTCGGCTGTGAAAGTTAGCAATGTCACGTACAATCAAGTATATGGAACTTCAGATAGACCAACAGCAATAAAATTTGATTGCAGTGAGACAGTTCCTTGCACAGATATTGTGGTGAATAACATAAACATTCCATCAACTAGAAGGGGTAGGAAGACATCATCTTATTGCCAAAATGTTTATGGAAGCGCTCATGGTCTAGTTATTCCTAGAGTACCATGTCTGCAGTATGCATAA